The following are encoded together in the Flavobacterium sp. TR2 genome:
- the ychF gene encoding redox-regulated ATPase YchF gives MKAGIVGLPNVGKSTLFNCLSNAKAQSANFPFCTIEPNIGVVNVPDPRINKLEELVKPERVQMATVDIVDIAGLVKGASKGEGLGNQFLGNIRECNAIIHVLRCFDNDNIVHVDGNVNPIRDKETIDIELQLKDLETIEKRLEKVKRAAKTGNKEAQAEEALLNRIREALLQAKSARTIVPQNNDEEVLLESFQLITAKPVLYVCNVDESSAVSGNKYVDQVRELVKDEDAEVIVLSVGAEADITELESYEERQVFLEDMGLEEPGASVLIRAAYKLLKQQTYFTAGVKEVRAWTINIGATAPQAAGVIHTDFEKGFIRAEVISYEDYVHYGSEAKAKEAGKFRVEGKEYVVKDGDVMHFRFNV, from the coding sequence ATGAAAGCAGGAATTGTAGGATTGCCAAATGTTGGAAAATCAACATTATTTAATTGTTTATCTAATGCAAAAGCGCAGAGTGCAAACTTTCCGTTTTGTACAATCGAACCAAATATTGGTGTTGTAAACGTTCCAGATCCAAGAATCAACAAATTAGAAGAATTGGTAAAGCCAGAGCGTGTTCAAATGGCAACTGTAGATATCGTAGATATTGCAGGTTTGGTAAAAGGAGCGAGCAAAGGTGAAGGTCTTGGAAATCAGTTTTTAGGAAACATTAGAGAGTGTAATGCTATTATTCACGTTTTGCGTTGTTTTGACAATGATAATATTGTACACGTTGACGGAAACGTAAACCCAATTCGTGACAAAGAAACAATTGATATCGAATTGCAGTTAAAAGATTTGGAAACAATCGAAAAACGTTTAGAAAAAGTAAAACGTGCTGCAAAAACTGGAAATAAAGAAGCTCAGGCAGAAGAAGCTTTATTAAATAGAATTAGAGAAGCTCTTTTACAGGCAAAATCTGCAAGAACAATTGTTCCTCAAAATAATGACGAAGAGGTTTTATTAGAAAGTTTTCAATTAATTACTGCAAAACCAGTTTTATATGTTTGCAACGTTGATGAAAGTTCTGCAGTAAGCGGAAACAAATATGTTGACCAAGTTCGCGAATTGGTAAAAGATGAAGATGCTGAAGTGATTGTGCTTTCAGTAGGAGCAGAGGCTGATATTACAGAATTGGAGAGTTACGAAGAGCGTCAGGTTTTCCTTGAAGATATGGGATTAGAAGAGCCAGGAGCTTCAGTTTTAATTCGTGCAGCTTACAAATTATTAAAACAGCAGACTTATTTTACAGCTGGTGTAAAAGAAGTTCGCGCTTGGACAATCAATATTGGAGCAACTGCACCACAAGCTGCTGGAGTTATCCACACTGACTTCGAAAAAGGATTCATTCGTGCTGAGGTAATTTCATATGAAGATTACGTTCACTACGGTTCTGAGGCAAAAGCAAAAGAAGCTGGAAAATTCAGAGTTGAAGGAAAAGAATACGTGGTAAAAGATGGTGATGTAATGCATTTCCGTTTTAACGTTTAG
- a CDS encoding TIGR02117 family protein — protein sequence MLKKSFKILGWTLFGIFSFLALYISSVLIISKITVNSDIAKVEEQDAIPIYILSNGIHTDIVVPVKNEIKDWRNEIQFSQTQSKDSLMNYIAFGWGDKGFYLETPEWSDLKASTAFKAAFGISSSAVHATFFKQLREGEDCKRILVSKENYQSLVNYISNSFSNPLHPQWIEGHSYGKKDAFYEAKGSYSLFYTCNTWANNALKAANQKASLWTVYDKGIFCHYK from the coding sequence ATGCTAAAAAAGTCATTCAAAATTCTAGGCTGGACACTTTTCGGAATCTTTAGTTTTCTAGCGCTGTACATTTCTTCTGTTCTGATTATTTCTAAAATTACAGTCAATTCAGATATTGCAAAAGTCGAAGAACAAGACGCAATTCCAATTTACATTCTTTCAAACGGAATCCATACGGATATCGTGGTTCCTGTTAAAAATGAAATTAAAGATTGGCGCAATGAAATTCAATTCAGTCAGACACAATCAAAAGATTCGCTAATGAATTATATCGCTTTTGGCTGGGGCGATAAAGGCTTTTATCTAGAAACGCCTGAGTGGTCAGATTTAAAGGCGAGTACAGCTTTCAAAGCCGCATTCGGAATTAGCTCGTCTGCTGTGCACGCAACATTTTTTAAGCAGTTAAGAGAAGGAGAGGATTGCAAACGCATTTTAGTTTCTAAAGAAAACTACCAAAGTCTGGTGAATTATATTTCTAATAGTTTCAGCAATCCGCTTCATCCGCAATGGATTGAAGGCCACAGCTACGGAAAAAAAGATGCTTTTTATGAGGCAAAAGGGAGTTATAGCCTTTTTTATACTTGCAATACTTGGGCAAATAACGCCTTAAAAGCAGCCAATCAAAAAGCAAGTTTGTGGACGGTTTATGATAAAGGTATCTTCTGCCATTATAAATAA
- a CDS encoding YihY/virulence factor BrkB family protein: MKNQNIFSKTWYLLKRTFLEFNDDNAIKLSAALSYYTIFALPPLLIIIITICGFFFGEEAVTGQLYGQINRLVGNNAAVQIQEAIKNVQLSDSNVFVSVFGVVMLLIGASGVFAEIQSSINYIWGLRAKPNKGLRKFIQNRIMSFSMIVSVGFLMLVSLMLNATLDVLNARLKLYFPDTTVYLFYVVNLVIVFASITLLFAIIFRTLPDGIIRWKDAFIGASCTAILFMIGKFAIGVYLGNSTVASVYGAAGSVIIILVWVYYSAIILYFGAEFTKVYAKAFGGSISPNDYSVEIQKEIFEIES; this comes from the coding sequence ATGAAAAATCAAAATATCTTTTCAAAAACTTGGTATTTATTAAAGAGAACATTTTTAGAATTCAACGATGACAACGCCATAAAGTTAAGTGCGGCGTTATCTTATTATACCATTTTTGCTTTGCCTCCTTTACTGATTATTATAATTACCATTTGTGGCTTCTTTTTTGGGGAAGAGGCAGTCACAGGTCAGTTATATGGTCAAATAAATCGATTGGTTGGAAATAATGCTGCTGTACAAATTCAGGAGGCAATCAAAAATGTTCAACTATCAGACAGCAATGTGTTTGTAAGCGTATTTGGTGTTGTAATGCTTTTAATTGGAGCATCGGGAGTTTTTGCCGAAATTCAGAGCTCCATCAATTACATTTGGGGGCTTCGAGCAAAACCCAATAAAGGGCTTCGCAAATTTATCCAAAACAGAATCATGTCATTTTCTATGATCGTTTCGGTTGGTTTTTTGATGCTGGTTAGTTTGATGCTCAATGCCACGCTCGATGTATTAAATGCACGTTTGAAACTTTATTTTCCAGATACAACGGTATATCTTTTTTATGTGGTAAATCTCGTGATTGTTTTTGCCAGTATTACATTGCTTTTTGCTATTATATTCCGAACTTTACCAGACGGAATTATCAGGTGGAAAGATGCTTTTATTGGAGCTTCCTGCACTGCGATTTTATTTATGATCGGTAAATTTGCAATCGGAGTCTATTTAGGAAATTCAACTGTTGCAAGTGTTTATGGCGCAGCGGGTTCTGTAATTATAATTTTGGTTTGGGTATATTATTCAGCAATTATTTTATATTTTGGAGCAGAATTTACTAAAGTCTATGCAAAAGCGTTTGGAGGAAGCATTTCACCAAATGATTATTCTGTAGAAATACAAAAAGAGATCTTCGAAATAGAATCATAA
- a CDS encoding NADPH-dependent FMN reductase translates to MKIVAFGGSNSTQSINKRLATYASSLFENADVEVLDLNDFAMPVFSVDLEKEIGQHKVAQEFLNKLKEADILVVSMAENNGNYSVAFKNVFDWSSRIEKDVFQHKPMLLLATSPGGRGGASVLGIAQNLFPRYGAEIKGSFSLPAFGSNFDLQQNKISNPELDQELKDIIKSNF, encoded by the coding sequence ATGAAAATAGTAGCCTTTGGAGGAAGCAACAGTACACAGTCGATCAACAAACGTTTAGCAACTTATGCATCTAGTTTATTCGAAAATGCTGATGTCGAAGTTTTAGATCTTAATGATTTTGCAATGCCGGTTTTTAGCGTAGATCTTGAAAAAGAAATTGGCCAGCATAAAGTAGCGCAGGAATTTTTGAATAAGCTTAAAGAAGCTGATATTCTGGTTGTTTCAATGGCAGAAAATAACGGGAACTATTCTGTTGCTTTCAAGAATGTTTTCGATTGGAGTTCTCGAATTGAAAAAGACGTTTTTCAGCATAAGCCAATGCTATTATTGGCAACTTCTCCAGGCGGAAGAGGCGGGGCATCGGTATTAGGAATTGCACAGAATCTTTTCCCGCGTTATGGAGCAGAAATTAAAGGAAGTTTCTCATTGCCAGCATTTGGCTCGAATTTTGATTTACAGCAAAATAAAATCTCTAATCCTGAATTGGATCAAGAGCTGAAAGATATTATTAAATCAAATTTTTAA
- a CDS encoding transglutaminase domain-containing protein, translating into MPQKKIALIFLLLNILFINFTFAQKISEVDKIVAKYPKSFDTTEKLADRIEEDFDSDYDRARAIYSWIAFNIRYDYNAYLNPSRVQSFSYSSEAEKQRKIKQLNDNLIQKAFKSKKAVCEGFTALYQHLAVAMGIKCEIIRGDSKISVRDIGRKTTSSNHAWNMVLIDKKWRLIDVTWGQGYYDSSKGRMVNDFNPVYFDTDPEYFFAKHFPDSGSYLGNRLSKEDFLNGPLIYNTTIEKDYKIKSPDSGIIEARNGDKITVEIKNLSKSNQVFYLNKRNQPVKVQNPKEKRGSLEFQLLIDSNIGDYITVFADGNSVVSFKVVSK; encoded by the coding sequence ATGCCACAAAAAAAGATTGCCCTTATTTTTCTTTTATTAAATATTCTTTTCATCAATTTTACTTTCGCTCAAAAAATTAGCGAAGTTGATAAAATAGTTGCAAAATATCCGAAAAGTTTCGATACGACTGAAAAATTGGCCGACAGAATCGAAGAAGATTTTGACTCAGATTATGATCGCGCACGTGCTATTTACAGCTGGATTGCCTTCAATATAAGATACGATTATAATGCTTATTTGAATCCATCGCGTGTGCAAAGCTTCAGTTATTCTTCAGAAGCAGAAAAACAGCGAAAAATAAAGCAGTTAAATGATAATTTGATTCAGAAAGCTTTTAAATCTAAAAAAGCTGTCTGCGAAGGTTTTACGGCTTTGTATCAGCACTTGGCTGTTGCAATGGGAATTAAATGCGAAATAATTCGTGGTGATTCTAAAATTTCAGTGAGAGATATTGGCCGAAAAACTACTTCATCGAATCATGCATGGAATATGGTTTTGATTGATAAAAAATGGCGCTTAATTGATGTGACTTGGGGGCAAGGCTATTATGACAGCAGTAAAGGCAGAATGGTGAATGATTTTAACCCTGTGTATTTTGATACAGATCCCGAATACTTTTTTGCGAAGCACTTTCCAGACTCAGGTTCGTATTTAGGGAATAGATTGAGTAAAGAAGATTTTCTAAACGGCCCTTTGATTTACAATACGACAATCGAAAAAGATTATAAAATTAAATCGCCAGATTCTGGAATAATTGAAGCCAGAAATGGAGATAAAATTACAGTTGAAATTAAAAATCTCTCAAAATCAAACCAGGTTTTTTATTTAAATAAAAGAAATCAGCCAGTAAAAGTTCAAAATCCAAAAGAGAAGCGGGGAAGTTTAGAATTTCAGCTTCTAATTGACAGCAATATAGGCGATTATATTACTGTTTTTGCAGATGGCAACAGTGTGGTTTCTTTTAAAGTGGTTTCAAAATAA
- the pncB gene encoding nicotinate phosphoribosyltransferase produces the protein METTFLKSILDNDFYKFTMQHAVIKLFPKAKVRYGFINRGKHIFPEGFADLLRKSVDALSELRLTKEEKNYLAHYCPYLDPTYLDFLQGYSFDPSEVEISQEGSEIKVTVEGFWYRTILWEVPLMALISELFYKSNHLIRLNDEAVKSLTKEKIQNYNRLGVSILEFGTRRRHSYDVQNLVNETLQIYGGQSFIGTSNVHFAMVNNRRPLGTHAHEWFMFHAAQYGFQVANFISLENWTKVYGGDLGIALTDTYTTEIFFNQFDKKYSKLFDGVRHDSGDPIEFAQKVISHYNKLGIDPKSKVIVFSDSLNYEKVEKIADFCHDKIKMSFGIGTNFTNDVGLPAMNMVIKLTDTKPDNIHWQGVVKLSDEKNKNTGTPEMIALAKEVLGIK, from the coding sequence ATGGAAACAACTTTTCTGAAATCAATCCTAGACAATGATTTCTACAAATTTACAATGCAGCACGCTGTAATTAAACTTTTTCCAAAAGCAAAAGTTCGGTATGGTTTTATAAATCGAGGCAAACATATTTTTCCGGAAGGGTTTGCCGATTTACTTCGAAAATCTGTAGACGCATTGTCTGAGCTTCGTTTAACAAAAGAAGAAAAGAATTATCTGGCTCATTATTGCCCATATCTCGATCCCACTTATTTAGATTTTCTGCAAGGATATAGTTTTGATCCTTCTGAGGTTGAGATTAGCCAAGAAGGTTCAGAAATAAAAGTTACTGTTGAGGGATTTTGGTACAGGACTATTTTGTGGGAAGTGCCTTTGATGGCTTTGATTTCGGAGCTTTTTTATAAATCGAATCATTTAATTCGTTTAAACGATGAAGCTGTAAAAAGTCTTACGAAAGAAAAAATACAGAATTATAATAGGCTTGGCGTTTCTATTTTAGAATTTGGCACAAGACGCCGTCACTCTTATGATGTGCAAAATCTTGTAAATGAGACTTTGCAAATTTATGGAGGGCAAAGTTTTATAGGAACCAGCAATGTGCATTTTGCAATGGTAAATAACCGAAGGCCTTTGGGCACGCACGCCCATGAGTGGTTTATGTTTCATGCGGCGCAATACGGTTTTCAGGTGGCAAATTTTATCAGTCTGGAAAACTGGACAAAAGTTTACGGCGGTGATCTCGGAATCGCTTTAACAGATACTTATACTACAGAAATATTTTTCAATCAGTTTGATAAAAAATATTCCAAACTTTTTGACGGCGTTCGGCATGACAGTGGCGATCCAATTGAGTTTGCTCAAAAAGTAATTTCTCATTATAACAAATTGGGGATAGATCCAAAATCAAAGGTCATTGTTTTTTCAGATTCGCTCAATTACGAAAAAGTAGAAAAGATTGCCGATTTCTGTCATGACAAAATAAAAATGTCGTTTGGCATTGGAACAAATTTTACCAATGATGTTGGACTTCCAGCGATGAATATGGTTATAAAATTAACAGATACAAAACCAGATAATATACATTGGCAAGGCGTTGTAAAACTTTCTGACGAAAAAAACAAAAATACGGGAACACCCGAAATGATTGCTTTAGCAAAAGAGGTGTTGGGAATCAAATAG
- a CDS encoding DNA topoisomerase IV subunit B yields MLEQNQYTEDNIRSLDWKEHIRMRPGMYIGKLGDGSAPDDGIYILLKEVLDNCIDEFVMGSGKTIEVSIKDKTVTVRDYGRGIPLGKVVDVVSKMNTGGKYDTKAFQKSVGLNGVGTKAVNALSTYFRVESVREDKQKAAEFSAGNLVSEEDIIETTKRKGTKVTFTPDETIFKNFKFRLEYVVKMVKNYCYLNNGLTIIFNGEKYYSENGLRDLLEETINEEDLEYPIIHLKDHDIEVALTHSKTQYSEEYHSFVNGQNTTQGGTHLAAYREAVVKTIREFYNKNFDASDVRKSIVSAISIKVMEPVFESQTKTKLGSTDMGSDDGTPAVSVRTFVNDFIKTKLDNYLHKNPPTAEALLRKILQAERERKELSGIRKLATDRAKKANLHNKKLRDCRAHLPDTKNPRNLESTLFITEGDSASGSITKSRDVNTQAVFSLRGKPLNSYGMSKKIVYENEEFNLLQAALDIEDGLEKLRYNNIVIATDADVDGMHIRLLLITFFLQFFPELIKEGHLYILQTPLFRVRNKKETIYCYSEEERKDAIEKLKPKPEITRFKGLGEISPDEFKNFIGDTIRLDPVMMDKHTSIEQLLSFYMGKNTPDRQDFIIKNLKVEIDELEEA; encoded by the coding sequence ATGCTAGAGCAAAATCAATATACCGAAGATAATATTCGTTCGCTTGATTGGAAAGAACATATCCGTATGCGTCCAGGGATGTATATCGGAAAACTTGGAGACGGATCTGCGCCGGATGATGGTATTTACATTCTTCTAAAAGAGGTTTTAGACAACTGTATAGACGAGTTCGTAATGGGCTCTGGAAAAACTATTGAAGTAAGTATCAAAGACAAAACGGTTACGGTTCGTGATTACGGCCGTGGAATTCCGTTAGGGAAAGTGGTCGATGTAGTTTCGAAAATGAATACAGGAGGAAAGTACGATACAAAAGCCTTCCAGAAATCAGTAGGTTTGAATGGGGTCGGAACAAAAGCGGTGAATGCACTTTCGACCTATTTTCGTGTAGAATCTGTTCGTGAGGACAAACAAAAAGCGGCAGAATTTTCGGCAGGAAATTTAGTTTCAGAAGAAGATATTATAGAAACTACAAAACGTAAAGGAACAAAAGTAACTTTTACGCCTGATGAAACGATTTTTAAAAACTTTAAATTCCGTTTAGAATATGTTGTGAAAATGGTTAAAAACTATTGTTACTTAAACAATGGTTTGACAATTATTTTTAACGGAGAAAAATATTATTCAGAAAACGGGCTTCGTGATTTGTTGGAAGAAACCATCAATGAAGAAGATTTAGAATATCCAATTATCCACCTGAAAGACCACGACATTGAGGTAGCCTTAACGCACAGTAAAACTCAATATAGTGAAGAATACCATTCTTTCGTAAACGGTCAGAACACAACACAAGGGGGGACACACTTAGCGGCTTATCGTGAGGCAGTTGTAAAAACCATTCGTGAGTTTTACAATAAAAATTTCGACGCGTCAGATGTTCGTAAATCGATTGTAAGTGCGATTAGCATTAAAGTAATGGAACCGGTTTTTGAGTCTCAGACTAAAACAAAATTAGGTTCTACTGATATGGGTTCTGATGACGGAACACCAGCGGTTTCTGTTCGTACATTCGTTAACGATTTCATCAAAACGAAACTGGACAACTACCTGCATAAAAATCCGCCGACAGCAGAAGCTTTATTGCGTAAAATTCTTCAGGCAGAGCGCGAAAGAAAAGAACTGTCAGGAATTAGAAAACTGGCGACAGACCGTGCTAAAAAAGCCAATCTTCACAATAAAAAATTACGAGATTGCCGTGCGCATCTTCCAGATACTAAAAACCCAAGAAACTTAGAAAGTACGCTTTTTATTACTGAGGGAGATTCGGCTTCTGGATCGATTACAAAGTCGCGTGACGTAAATACGCAAGCGGTTTTCAGTTTGCGTGGTAAACCGTTGAATTCATACGGAATGTCGAAAAAGATTGTGTATGAAAACGAAGAATTCAACTTACTTCAAGCAGCGCTTGATATTGAAGACGGACTGGAAAAATTACGTTACAATAACATCGTAATCGCAACCGATGCCGATGTCGACGGAATGCACATTCGTTTGCTTTTAATTACTTTCTTTTTGCAGTTTTTCCCAGAATTAATCAAAGAAGGGCATTTGTATATTTTGCAGACACCGCTTTTCAGGGTTCGAAACAAAAAAGAAACGATTTATTGTTACTCAGAAGAAGAAAGAAAAGACGCCATCGAAAAATTAAAACCAAAACCAGAGATCACCCGATTTAAAGGTTTGGGGGAGATTTCACCAGATGAGTTTAAAAACTTTATTGGAGACACCATTCGCCTTGATCCTGTTATGATGGATAAACATACTTCTATCGAGCAGTTGTTATCTTTCTACATGGGGAAAAACACACCGGATAGACAGGACTTTATTATCAAGAATCTGAAGGTTGAGATTGATGAGCTTGAGGAAGCTTAA
- a CDS encoding YhcG family protein yields the protein MSDVLRNKVIFQQVAELLQNARQEVLRTVNSTMTITYFEIGRIIVEEEQNGKDRAEYGKQLLKGLSQQLTKEFGKGFSIRNLEQIRQFYMTFSKSETLSRILQIQKAQTVSAEFKFQKMESVSAKFDKVDYQTLSSFFKLTFSHYVFLMRIEDERERRFYKIESEKNNWSVRELKRQYDTALYTRLALSRDKEGILKLSEQGQIVEKPKDIIKDPYILEFLGLPELPQYSESQLEKEIIGKLEHFLLELGHGFTFVGRQERITFDDKHFRIDLVFYNRILKCFVLIDLKIGELKHQDLGQMQMYVNYYDREMRLEDENKTIGIVLCQNKSEAVVKYTLPENNEQIFASKYKTVLPSVEALKELLENK from the coding sequence GTGTCAGACGTCCTTCGAAATAAAGTTATTTTTCAACAGGTTGCCGAGTTATTGCAAAATGCCCGACAAGAGGTTTTGCGTACCGTAAATTCAACAATGACCATTACTTATTTTGAAATAGGAAGAATTATAGTTGAAGAAGAACAAAATGGAAAAGATAGGGCTGAATATGGTAAACAGCTTTTAAAAGGGCTTTCTCAACAATTGACAAAGGAGTTTGGAAAAGGGTTTTCGATTAGAAATTTGGAACAAATAAGACAGTTCTATATGACTTTCTCAAAATCCGAGACACTGTCTCGGATTTTACAAATTCAAAAAGCGCAGACAGTGTCTGCGGAATTCAAATTTCAAAAAATGGAGTCAGTGTCTGCGAAATTTGATAAAGTAGATTATCAGACATTATCTTCGTTTTTTAAATTGACATTTAGCCATTATGTCTTTTTAATGCGAATTGAAGATGAAAGAGAAAGACGGTTTTACAAAATTGAATCTGAAAAGAATAATTGGAGTGTTCGTGAACTAAAACGTCAGTATGATACAGCACTTTACACAAGACTAGCTTTAAGCCGAGATAAAGAAGGAATCTTAAAGCTTTCAGAACAAGGTCAGATTGTTGAGAAACCAAAAGATATTATTAAAGATCCTTATATTCTTGAGTTTTTGGGATTGCCTGAATTGCCTCAATATTCTGAATCGCAATTAGAAAAAGAAATTATAGGTAAATTAGAACATTTTCTATTAGAATTAGGACACGGTTTTACTTTTGTTGGTAGACAGGAAAGAATTACTTTTGATGATAAACATTTTAGGATTGATTTAGTTTTTTACAATAGGATATTAAAATGTTTTGTTCTTATAGATTTGAAAATTGGCGAATTAAAACATCAGGATTTAGGGCAAATGCAAATGTATGTGAATTATTATGACAGAGAAATGCGATTGGAAGATGAAAATAAAACAATCGGAATTGTGCTTTGTCAGAATAAAAGTGAAGCTGTAGTAAAATATACGTTGCCAGAAAACAATGAACAAATTTTTGCCAGTAAGTATAAAACTGTTTTACCAAGTGTTGAAGCCTTAAAAGAACTGCTCGAAAACAAATAA